In the genome of Massilia sp. UMI-21, the window GCCAGACGCGGCATCCGCATCGATTTCATCCAGCCAGGCCAGCCTCAGCAAAATGCCTACGTCGAGCGTTACAACACGACCGTGCGCTACGATTGGCTGGCGCATCACCTCTTTGAACGCTCGACGAAATCCAGGAATTTGCCACTCGCTGGCTGTGGACCTACAATCACGACCGGCCCAACATGGCAATAGGTGGCATCACACCAAAACAGAAACTTGCCCTTGCCGCTTAACCTCTACTTTTGGCGTGCTCTAAAAATGGAGGGATTACCGAACCACTTAGCTGAATCACACTGTTGTCCTGGCTCGAAACCCGCCTATCTGCTACAGAGAGCGGGTTTTTTGCTATCTCCCCTTCGCTTCATCTCGCTTGGTCCGGTCGCGACCAAGGCTTTTCTTGTCGATTTTCCTTACATCCGAACCGCATACGGTCTCCATGGGGAACACGCGACTGCGACAGAGACTGTTGCAAGACGATGCAAACGGGTTCAGAACGGAATGGCGGGCAGGTATGGGGGCCAGCGTGGCGCGAACGAAGACGTCCATCCGCTGTTTTGTCTTGGTTGCCTGTATGACTTTCATTCCGCGAGACTCGCTTGAGTGGGTTTCCATATTCCAATAATCTTTCCCTCCATTTACGGCAGCGGCGCCCGGAATGCACGCGCGTAAAATTAAATCCGAAATGATTAGGACAATGGGCGAAAGACCTGTATCTTCTACCTGGCACTACATCAAGTCGTTGTTATTGTTGGTCTTTCTTTCCCGTCTTGCCTTTCGGCAGTCCCGTTTGATTTCCTCCCGTTACTCCTTCTCTTGGTCGATTGTGCGCCTCGGGCAATTTTGCCTATGCAAACAAAAGGAATTCACATGACTACTCAAACTGGCACCGTAAAATGGTTCAACGATGCGAAAGGCTTCGGCTTTATCACGCCTGATGCAGGCGGCGGCGACTTGTTCGCCCATTTCCAGGATATTCAATCGCAAGGTTTTAAAAGCCTGGCGGAAAACCAGCGCGTTTCCTTCGTTCGCTCGACCGGACCCAAGGGCGAAAAAGCCGGAAACATCTGCGCCATCTAATCGGCGTACCTGATCTGCGGCGCGCACCACGCAGATAGCGTGGGCGAGGCCGCAGCGCAAAAGCCGCGATGGAGAATGCCGTTCAGTGCAGACTGAGCGGCATTTTTTGTTTGCGGAGCCGGCATCGTGCAGCCATCGGTCGGCGCCGACGTGGCTCTTTTTGCCGAGCCCGGCCATACCGCGATCGCCAGTATGCCTCCTCAAGGCAGCCGGATCGGCTGCCCCCAGTCCTCGTAGCCGCGTTCGATACGGCGTCCAGTGCCGTCGCGTGCGATGGTGTCGAAGGCGGCATTCAGGCGGGTGACCACCGCATCCGGAACGCCCGGGTTACAGGCCAGGTACAGTTCGATGCGCTTGAATACCAGCAGGGGCACGATCTTCTTGTCGTAGCCGTAGCGGGACAGGATGGTGCTGCCGCTGCGCAGGCTGGCCGCCCAAAGGTCGATACGGTCGAGCAGCAGCTTGCCGGCATTGGCCAGGTCTTCGTTGGCGGCGTCGACCCGGAATCCGCGCCCCCGCAGGTAGGCGTCGCGGGCGTCGCCGTTGTAGGTGCCGATGCGCAGGCCGCGGGCATCGTCGAGGCTGCGCAACTTCAGCCTGCTGTCGGCGCGCCCCATCATGACCCACTCGCCGACGTCGGTCGGCCCAACCCACTTGAACAGCCCTTCCCGCTCGGGCGTGCGCGAGGTCGAATAGACACAGGCATCCGGCCGCTGTTGCGCCGCCAGGTAGGCGCGCTTCCACGGCAGCAATTCGATGCGGTAGTCGACTCCGGCACGCTGCATTGCCTCACGCACCTTGTCGGTGGCGATGCCGATCACGCGCGCCCCATCCAGCATGCTCGACGGTGCCGAGGTTTCGGTGGTGAGATACAAGCGCGGCCGGACTGCGGGCACCGCGTCCACGGCGGCATGGGCCGCAGCACTGAGCACACCGAGTGCCATCGCAAGATACTTTTTTAACAACATTTCTATCGGGCCGAATGGGTGTGTGCGTGTTGATGAATGCAGGTTAGCACTACCAAGTTTTTTTCGGCAACGCATGTAATGACGCACGCCGCCCGGGGTGGCGCAAGTGCGACACATTACCGTGTCAAACGCGGATCATGCCGGATCACAACAAGACTTTCCTACGTGAAAATGCGATACTGCCCAGACCTTTTTCGGGCGCTTTTCATTGCCCAGTTCATCGCAAAAGTCGCCCATGCTGCAATTATTTTCCGTTCCGGACGATCCATCGCTGCTCACATTCGGCGCTTATGAACCGCGCTTTGTGTTGCTTTCGGTCCTGATCGCCATCTTCTCTTCGTGGATGGGCCTGCAGATCGCCGGCCAGGCGGCTGCCAGCCGCAGCCACCGCGCCCTCGTTCTCGCCAGCGGCAGCCTTGCCCTCGGGGCCGGCGTCTGGGCCATGCACTTCATCGGCATGCTGGCGTTCAACCTTTGCACGCCCATCACCTACGACCCGCTGGTCACCCTGCTGTCGGCGCTGCCCAGCATCGGCGCCTCGGCGGTGGCGCTGGCGCTGATCTCGCGCCAGCGCCTCGGTCCGGCCGGGCTGCTGGTGGGCGGCATCGTGGTCGGCGCCGGCATCGGCGCCATGCATTACTCGGGCATGGCCGGCATGCAGATGCGCCTGGAGTTGCGCTACGATCCGGCCATGTTCGCCCTGTCGATCGTGGTCGCTGTGGTGCTGGCCACGCTGGCGCTCGGCGTGCGCTTCGGCCTGTCGCGCTTCAAGTCGCTGCGCGAATCGCAGCGCCTGCTGCTGGCCGCAAGCGTCATGGGCTGCGCCATCGCCGGCATGCACTACACCGGCATGGCCGCCGCGCGCTTCGTCGGCCAGGTGCCGGCAGGCGCCGCAGGTGCGCCCATCGACACCGCGAGCAGCTCGTTCCTGGCGATCGCGATTTCGCTGACCACCGTCGCCTTCACCGGCCTGGTGATGGCCGCCAACGGCCTGCTGCGCTACCGCCAGATGTTCATCGACCTGCGCCGCAGCGAAGCCTGGATGCGCGCCCTGCTCACCACCACGGTGGATGGCGTGATCACCATCGCCCGCGACGGCACCATCAGCGAATTCAACGCCTCGGCCGAGCGTATCTTCGGCTGGGAGCGGCACGAGATCGTCGGCCGCAGCGCCAGCCTCCTGATCGCCGACGACGACGCGGCCTCGCACGACGGCCTGCTGGGTCTCATGCTCGACGGCTACACCAGCGCGATGTCCGGCAGCAGCGAGATCATGGGCAAGCGCAAGGACGGCAGCCTGGTACCGATTCGCCGCGCGATCGGCCACGCGCGCCTGGACAAGCAGGATCTGTTCGTCTGCTTCATCACCGACATCAGCGAGCGCCGCGCCATCATGCAGGCGCTGCATGCCAGCGAGGCCCAGTTTCGCTCCCTGATCGGCAACATCCCCGGTGTCTCCTTCCGCTGCATGCTCGGGGGCGACTGGCCGATGGTCTTCATCAGCGACGCCGTCGAACGCGTCACCGGCTATCCGGCGGCGGATTTCATCGGCGAGCGGCCGCGCCGCCTGTTCGGCACGCTGATCCATGCGACCGACCGCGTGCTGGTGAACGAGGAACTGGAGGCGGCGCTGCGCGAGAACCGCCCCTACCTGGTCGAATATCGCCTGCTGCACGCCGACGGCAGTGTGCGCTGGCTGTGGGAAAACGGCAGCGGCGTGCGCGATGACCAGGGCAAGATGAGCTGGCTCGACGGCGTCATCCTCGACATCACGGAACGCCGCCAGATGGAAGACGCGCTGCGCGAGGCGAAGGACAAGGCCGAACAGGCTGCCGCCGCGCGCGCCACGTTTGTGGCCAACATGAGCCACGAGATCCGCACGCCGATGAATGCGATCCTGGGCTTCACCGACGTGCTGCTCGACGGTGAGCTGAACAAGGAACAGCGGCGCCACCTGGATACCGTCCGCAACGCCGGCCGCTCGCTGCTGCGCCTGCTCAACGAGATCCTCGACACCGCCAAGCTGGAAAAAGGCGCGGTGGAGCTGGAGCAGAACGACTACAACCTGCTCTCGCTGATCGACGAACTGTCCTCGACCCTGGCCCCGAATGCGCGCGCCAAGGGGCTGCACCTCGACATCCACTATGACCCGGCGCTGCCGACCGGCCTGCGCGGCGACGAACTGCGGGTGCGCCAGGTGCTGACCAACCTGATCGACAACGCGATCAAGTTCACGCCGCAGGGTAGCGTCACGCTGCGCGTCGGTGCGGAGGGTGACCAGCTGTGCATCGCCGTCAGCGACACCGGCATCGGCATCGCTCCCGAGCGCCTGCAGGCGATCTTCGACCCGTTCACCCAGGCCGACGCCTCGATGACGCGCCGCTTCGGCGGCACCGGGCTGGGCACCACGATCAGCAAGCAGCTGGTCGAGCTGATGGGCGGGAAGATCTGGGCCGAGAGCGAGCTTGGCCAGGGCACCACGTTCCACGTGCGCCTGCCGCTGGTGCTGGCGCGCTTCGCCAGCCAAGCGCCGCGCGTGCGCAGCGCGGCCGTGCTGCCGCCGCTGCGCGTGCTGGCCGCCGACGACGTGCCGCAGAACCTGGAACTGCTGCAGCTCCTGATGGCGCGCCGCGGGCATACGCTCACGGCCGTGGCGGACGGCGCGGCGGTGCTGGCGCAGGCCACCAGCGGCGAGTTCGACCTGGTGCTGATGGACTTCCAGATGCCGACCCTCGACGGTCTCTCGGCCACCCGCGCGATCCGCGCGCACGAAGCCGCGACGGGCCGGCGCCGCACGCCGGTGATCGCCATGACCGCCAGCGTGCTGGCCGAGCACCGCCGCGCCAGCGTCGAAGTGGGCATGGACGGTTTCGCCACCAAGCCGGTGGACTGGTTCACGCTGTCGCACGAGATCGCACGCGTGCTGGGCCTGGACCAGCAGCAGGCCCAGTCGAATGCGGACCTGGCCGTGCTGCCGGCGCCGCCGCGCGCGGTGCTGAACCGCCGCGCCGGCCTGCACCGCTGGGCCGACAAGGCCGACGTCTACGCCGAGGCGCTCGATCATTTCGGCCGCCAGTACGCCGACCTCGGCGCCACGCTGCAGATGCACGCGGCGGGCGGCTCGCACCAGGCGCTGCGCATGCTCGCGCACAAGGTGCGCGGCGTCGCTGCCAATGTCGGCCTGGAACAGCTGTCGGACGCGCTGTCCAGGCTCGAGCAGGCCACCAATGCCGTGCCGACCGACGAACGCGACGCCGCCCTGGCGCTGGAATCCTCGACCTCCGCCCTGGCCGAGGCGCTGGCCGCGATCCATGCCGGCAGCCCGCAGCCGACGGTGGCGCCTGAAGCCGCCCCGCATGACCTGGCGCGCGCCCGCCGCGCCGGCGGCGTGCTGCTGCAGGCCCTGCGCCGCGGCGCCCTCGACGACGCCGCGCTGGCAGGCCTGGCGGCCGCGCTGGCCGGCCATCCGGTGGCGCCGCGCGTGGCCCAGATCCAGGCCGCGATCGGCGACTTCGAATTCGACTCCGCCCTGGAACAGCTGGAAGCCGTGATGGCCACGCTGGGGGAATAACGTTTTTCTGGATTGATCCGCATGACCCAACCGAACAACCGTCCGCTGATCCTGGCAGTCGATGACGAGGCCAGCAACCTGCAACTGCTGCGCCAGATCCTGCAGGACCACTATCGCCTGCTGTTTGCCAAGGATGGCGCGCGCGCGCTCGAACTGGCGCGCCAGGAGCGTCCCGACCTGGTGCTGCTCGACGTGATGATGCCGGGCATGTCCGGCTACGAAGTGTGCGCCTCGCTCAAGGCCAATCCGGATACCGCGGCAACGCCGGTGATCTTCGTGACCGCCCTGACCGACACCGCCGACGAGCTGGAAGGCTTCGAGGCCGGCGCGGTGGATTACATCACCAAGCCGGTCAGCCCGCCGATCGTGCGTGCGCGCGTGCGCACCCACCTGTCGCTGGTGCGCATGGAAGCGCTGCGCGCGACCCGCCTCGAGATCGTTCAGCGGCTCGGCCTGGCGGCCGAGTACAAGGACAACGAGACCGGCCTGCACGTGATCCGCATGAGCCACTTCTCGCGCATCCTCGGCATTGCGGCCGGCATGGGCGAACTGGAAGCCGACGACCTGCTGCACGCCGCCCCGATGCACGACGTCGGCAAGATCGGCATCCCCGACCGCATCCTGCAGAAACCCGGCCCGCTCGATCCGGACGAGTGGAAGATCATGCAGAGCCACGTCATGATCGGCGCCGAGATCATCGGCGAACACGCCGGCGGCATGCTGGCGCTGGCCTCGCAGATCGCGCTCACGCACCACGAGAAGTATGACGGCAGCGGCTATCCGAACGGCCTGCGCGGCGAGCAAATCCCGCTGGCCGGGCGCATCGTGGCGATCGCCGACGTGTTCGACGCCCTGACCTCGAAGCGGCCCTACAAGCGCGCCTGGACCGAACAGGAGGCGCTCGACTTCCTGCGCGAGCAGAAAGGCCGGCACTTCGACCCGGCGCTGGTGGACTTGTTCATCGGGCAGATGCCGGCGGTGCGGGCGGTGCAGGAGCGCTGGGCGGAAGCCTGAGGGTTCGTAGGGTGGACGGCTTCGCCGTCCGCGCGTTCAACTAGACGGTGATATGACGCGCATCGGCCATCAGAGGCCGGCTGCACGCGCGGTCGGCAGAGCCGACCACCCTACAACGACGATCACCCCGCCGGCGGCACGCCCGCCAGTCCCACGCCCGCCCCCGCATTCGCGGACGCCCTGCGCGCCACCAGCTCCTTGTACAGGTCGGTATAGTTGGCCGCCATCTGCTCGGACGTGAACAGCTCGTGGTAACGCGCTTCGGCGCGCGCGCCCATGCGGCGCGCCAGCTCCGGCTGCTCCCACAGCGCCTGCATCGCGCCGCGCAATGCCTGCGGATCCTCGGGCGGCACCGCCAGGCCGGTCTCGCCGTCGCGGTTGATATAGGTGGTGCCGGTGCCGATCTCGCACGAGATCATCGGTTTGCCGTACATGGCCCCTTCCAGCAGCGAGATGCCGAAGGCTTCCGAGCGCAGGTGCGAGGGGAAGGCGAGCGCATAGCACAGGCTGAGCAAGGCCGCCTTGTCGGCTTCTTCCAGTGCGCCGGTGAAGATCAGGTGCTTCAGCCCCAGGCGCGCGGCCTGTTCCTTCAGTGCCGCTTCTTCCGGACCGGTGCCGACGATCACGATCGGATAGTCCAGTCCCTTGGCCGCCTCGAGCAGGACGTGCAGACCCTTGTAATAGCGCAACACACCAACGAACAGGAAGAACTTCGGTCCCACCCGGGCGCGCCAGTGTGCCAGGCGGCAAGGTTCGACGTTCGGGTAGGTGGCCTTGTCCAGGCCGTAGGTGATGACGCGGGTCTTGTCGCGGTAGCGCTGCAGCACGCCGGATGAGGCCAGGTAGTTGGGCGAGGCCGCGACGATGGCGTCGACACTGTCGAGGAAACGGTACTTGAGTGGCTGGTACAGGCGCAGCCAGCGCTTCTGGCGCACGATGTCGGAGTGGTAGCTGACGACCGTCGGCTTGTTGACGCGCGCCATGAAGTGGGCCAGGTCCATGAAGGGCCAGGGGAAGTGGTAGTGCACGACGTCTGCCTCGCGCGCCATGCGCGCCAGCGCGCCGAGGGCCTGCACCGAGCAGCCGTTGGAGGCGATCTCGAAGTTCAGCGGCACCCGGTGCACCGTGTGTCCGTCGACGCTGATCGGCGCCAGGTCCTTCTGGCGCGACAGCGACAATACGGTGTTGCTCACGCCCAGGCGCGTCGTGCCGACGCACAGCTGGCGGATCACCTGTTCGATGCCGCCGACCGAGTCCGGATAGTACGTCTTGTAGAAATGAAGGACACGCATGTTGGAAGCTTACTGCGAAAGTACTGCACGGTACACCTCGGCGGTCTGCCGTGCGGTGGCGTGCCAGGTCAGTTGTTCGGCGCGCGCGCGTCCCGCTGCAATGCAGCGCGCGCGCTCGCGGGGATCGAGCGCCAGGGTGTGCAGCGCCTCGGCGAGCAGCCCGGTGTCGAGCGGATCGACCTCGAGCGCCGCGCCTTGCGTCACCTCGGGCAGCGAACTGGCGTTCGAGGCCACCACCGGGACATGCGAGGCGAAAGCCTCGACCACGGGGATGCCGAAGCCTTCGTACAGCGAGGGAAAGGCGAACACGCCGGCGCCGGCGTACAGGTGGCGCAGCGCCTGCTGGTCGGTGAGTTTGTCGAGCCAGACCAGGTTCTCGCCGTCGGCCTGCACGCGCTGGAGACGGGTGACCAGCGCCTCGCAGCGCCAGCCGCGCGCGCCGACCACGACCAGCGCGCGTTCGTCGCGCAGGGCCTTGGGCAGGCTCAGCCAGGCATCGAGCAGGCGGTCGACGTTCTTGCGCGGCTGCAGCGTGCCGACGGTGAGGAAGTAACCGGGCTTGAGTTCGAGTTGTGCGAGCGTGGCGGCCACCTCGGACGCGTGAGGCGTCTCGAGCCATTCGTCATCCACGCCGCAGTAGACTACCGAGACCCGGTTCGGGTTCACGCCGAAGCACGCCACCAGTTCGTCGATCGCGAAGTGGGACAGCGCGATGACATGGTCGGCCTTGGCCGTCGCCTTGCGCTGCAGCCAGTTCTTGACGCTGCGCAGGCGCGGATTGCACCACTCGGGATACTTGATGGGCAGCGCATCGTGCAGGGTCGCGACCACCGGACAATCCATGCGCACGATGCGGTAGTCGGTCACATGGAACAGGTCGGCCGGCATGTGGACACGGTGCGCCCCGGGGGTGGCCAGGTCGACCAGCGAGGCGGTTTCGAAGGATTGCGGCATCGGCTGCCCGATGCTGATGCCGCCGTCCGCGCGGAAACGCGGCCAGGAATACGGCGACACGCTGCAGCCGGTACGCGGCAGGTGGCGCATCAGCGCGCGGGTGTAGACCCCGATGCCATCGAGGCGGCCGCCGGTCAGGCCCGGTTCGATCATGGTCGTTCCGAGTCCGACGGTGAGACCGCCCGCGCTCACGCCTGGTACATCCAGCGCAGCGTCTCGGACAGCGGCGTTGGGTCGAGTTGGCCGATGACGGCAGTCAGCTTGCTGTTGCTGCCCGACAGCGTGAGCACGTCGTTGGCGCGGACGAAAGCCGGATTGACGTGCACGTCGATGTGGTAGCCGGCGATCTCGCTCATCATGTCGATCA includes:
- a CDS encoding glycosyltransferase family 4 protein, translated to MIEPGLTGGRLDGIGVYTRALMRHLPRTGCSVSPYSWPRFRADGGISIGQPMPQSFETASLVDLATPGAHRVHMPADLFHVTDYRIVRMDCPVVATLHDALPIKYPEWCNPRLRSVKNWLQRKATAKADHVIALSHFAIDELVACFGVNPNRVSVVYCGVDDEWLETPHASEVAATLAQLELKPGYFLTVGTLQPRKNVDRLLDAWLSLPKALRDERALVVVGARGWRCEALVTRLQRVQADGENLVWLDKLTDQQALRHLYAGAGVFAFPSLYEGFGIPVVEAFASHVPVVASNASSLPEVTQGAALEVDPLDTGLLAEALHTLALDPRERARCIAAGRARAEQLTWHATARQTAEVYRAVLSQ
- a CDS encoding cold-shock protein: MTTQTGTVKWFNDAKGFGFITPDAGGGDLFAHFQDIQSQGFKSLAENQRVSFVRSTGPKGEKAGNICAI
- a CDS encoding glycosyltransferase family 4 protein, with the protein product MRVLHFYKTYYPDSVGGIEQVIRQLCVGTTRLGVSNTVLSLSRQKDLAPISVDGHTVHRVPLNFEIASNGCSVQALGALARMAREADVVHYHFPWPFMDLAHFMARVNKPTVVSYHSDIVRQKRWLRLYQPLKYRFLDSVDAIVAASPNYLASSGVLQRYRDKTRVITYGLDKATYPNVEPCRLAHWRARVGPKFFLFVGVLRYYKGLHVLLEAAKGLDYPIVIVGTGPEEAALKEQAARLGLKHLIFTGALEEADKAALLSLCYALAFPSHLRSEAFGISLLEGAMYGKPMISCEIGTGTTYINRDGETGLAVPPEDPQALRGAMQALWEQPELARRMGARAEARYHELFTSEQMAANYTDLYKELVARRASANAGAGVGLAGVPPAG
- a CDS encoding PAS domain S-box protein; protein product: MLQLFSVPDDPSLLTFGAYEPRFVLLSVLIAIFSSWMGLQIAGQAAASRSHRALVLASGSLALGAGVWAMHFIGMLAFNLCTPITYDPLVTLLSALPSIGASAVALALISRQRLGPAGLLVGGIVVGAGIGAMHYSGMAGMQMRLELRYDPAMFALSIVVAVVLATLALGVRFGLSRFKSLRESQRLLLAASVMGCAIAGMHYTGMAAARFVGQVPAGAAGAPIDTASSSFLAIAISLTTVAFTGLVMAANGLLRYRQMFIDLRRSEAWMRALLTTTVDGVITIARDGTISEFNASAERIFGWERHEIVGRSASLLIADDDAASHDGLLGLMLDGYTSAMSGSSEIMGKRKDGSLVPIRRAIGHARLDKQDLFVCFITDISERRAIMQALHASEAQFRSLIGNIPGVSFRCMLGGDWPMVFISDAVERVTGYPAADFIGERPRRLFGTLIHATDRVLVNEELEAALRENRPYLVEYRLLHADGSVRWLWENGSGVRDDQGKMSWLDGVILDITERRQMEDALREAKDKAEQAAAARATFVANMSHEIRTPMNAILGFTDVLLDGELNKEQRRHLDTVRNAGRSLLRLLNEILDTAKLEKGAVELEQNDYNLLSLIDELSSTLAPNARAKGLHLDIHYDPALPTGLRGDELRVRQVLTNLIDNAIKFTPQGSVTLRVGAEGDQLCIAVSDTGIGIAPERLQAIFDPFTQADASMTRRFGGTGLGTTISKQLVELMGGKIWAESELGQGTTFHVRLPLVLARFASQAPRVRSAAVLPPLRVLAADDVPQNLELLQLLMARRGHTLTAVADGAAVLAQATSGEFDLVLMDFQMPTLDGLSATRAIRAHEAATGRRRTPVIAMTASVLAEHRRASVEVGMDGFATKPVDWFTLSHEIARVLGLDQQQAQSNADLAVLPAPPRAVLNRRAGLHRWADKADVYAEALDHFGRQYADLGATLQMHAAGGSHQALRMLAHKVRGVAANVGLEQLSDALSRLEQATNAVPTDERDAALALESSTSALAEALAAIHAGSPQPTVAPEAAPHDLARARRAGGVLLQALRRGALDDAALAGLAAALAGHPVAPRVAQIQAAIGDFEFDSALEQLEAVMATLGE
- a CDS encoding response regulator encodes the protein MTQPNNRPLILAVDDEASNLQLLRQILQDHYRLLFAKDGARALELARQERPDLVLLDVMMPGMSGYEVCASLKANPDTAATPVIFVTALTDTADELEGFEAGAVDYITKPVSPPIVRARVRTHLSLVRMEALRATRLEIVQRLGLAAEYKDNETGLHVIRMSHFSRILGIAAGMGELEADDLLHAAPMHDVGKIGIPDRILQKPGPLDPDEWKIMQSHVMIGAEIIGEHAGGMLALASQIALTHHEKYDGSGYPNGLRGEQIPLAGRIVAIADVFDALTSKRPYKRAWTEQEALDFLREQKGRHFDPALVDLFIGQMPAVRAVQERWAEA
- a CDS encoding transporter substrate-binding domain-containing protein — encoded protein: MLLKKYLAMALGVLSAAAHAAVDAVPAVRPRLYLTTETSAPSSMLDGARVIGIATDKVREAMQRAGVDYRIELLPWKRAYLAAQQRPDACVYSTSRTPEREGLFKWVGPTDVGEWVMMGRADSRLKLRSLDDARGLRIGTYNGDARDAYLRGRGFRVDAANEDLANAGKLLLDRIDLWAASLRSGSTILSRYGYDKKIVPLLVFKRIELYLACNPGVPDAVVTRLNAAFDTIARDGTGRRIERGYEDWGQPIRLP